CAGTTTATGTTGTGTGCCATTTATGTTGATGAGCTTCGCTCTCCTGAAAAACCTTATGTCCTTGTGCAATTGTGAAAATACGGAGTACTGTAAACATGTTCTCCTGGTGCTGTGTGTGCCTGTGAGAATGATTGAATGCATCCATTAGGCTcagcatattttttatttttctatgtggCAATCTTTGTGTGTGCTTTTGGTGGGGTCACGTATTTCAGTGTGGTGCTGGAAGCTTGGAACTCATCAATCATGCCAAATAACTTTTCCTAAAGAAGGGAATTTCGAAGTATTTGCTTGTTGATGCCTAGTACTGCCAGTAGGCCTATATCCATGTGTAGACAGTATGATTTACCCATTGGAGTCTTTCATTTCGCCGTTCTCTACGAGCCGAGAAAGATCAGAAGTGACACGAGCTTGTAACACGACTACGAAAACCGAAGAAAAACGTATAAGCGCAAAGCACTACGTACAATATCACAATGAACAATAAAGGGAAAAAAAGTGAGGCAGCAAGGCACCTGTTATATGCTTTTATTGTTTAACACGCATGGGACTCCGGTGAACAGTCGAATCCCAGGTCCCAGAACAGTTCCTTTTCATGTTACACCCCAAAATGACAGAGATCACACATCCCTACCAATTGCACTACCAGACCAGTTATTATCTTCTCTGCAACATCAGCTTTGCCTTTCTCCCAACACATGAAACAGCAACAAGATTACAAGAACTCGTGCATGTTAGCCGACAGTTAGATCAGATGGGCCCATGCCATGCATGCCACTATGCAGCAGCGGAGCTCAGCGCTCCAACCGAAGCGGCGGCGCCATCACTCGGATCCCATGGCAGCTctctcacaagtcacaacctGCCGCCGGTGCTCGAGAGCAGCAGCCCGCACGGCTGCGACCCGCCGAGCAGCACGTCGAACGGGTCCCTCGCGTCGAACCCGCCCGCTCCGAACGAGGGGAACCAGGGCTCGGCGGGCTGGTGCGCGCCGGCCGACTGCAGCACATCCTCCAGGGCCTCGTTGAGCGGCTGGTGGTGGAACGGGTTCAGCAAGCCGTCGTGCGAGCTCGGCTCGCCTGAAGGCTGAACACCTTGAGGAAGGCCGAGCATCTGTGCGCTCGCTGCTGAGGCGGGCACGGGAGCAGGCGGGGCCTGGACCGTGTGCGACTGGTCGGCGCTCTGCGACTGCACCTTGAACTCTGTTATGCGGTTTGGAAACTTGTACGCGTCCTGCTGCAGCTTCGCCACCAGCGCCTGCAAAGCAACGTGCGCAACTGGTTCAGGTGCTGTGCTGTTCGAAATGTGATTGCGCCTCTCGTCTGTTCAGTTGTTTACCTTCTGTGTCGGAGTGAGAGCATTCAAGGTGAAGCAGTGGCTCCCAACGATGACCCCAACAACTTCGTAGATGCAACTGAACAGAAGGATGATCCCATGCCCGCTGCAGTAGGAGTAGAGCTTGTCGTCCAGCACGCACTCCCGGGCGTGCTCGACGGTTGATTCCCACATCTTGTTTGACATTCCACTGCCAAGTAACTGAACATTGGGAACACGGTACATGATTAGAAATAGAACGTCCAGTAAATCTGAAACAGAATACTACTGCATGTGATAGGGTAGGCTTCTTACACTGCGCAGTCCATACTGATCCATCACCAAGTTCCTAAGGAAGTCTTGAACAGTGTGGATTCCAAAGTCAGCAAGCTTCTTGTGGAAAACCCCGTCTTTTCCAATCTTCTCCAGGCGCCATACGTCATCAGCTAATGCAGGAGG
The nucleotide sequence above comes from Phragmites australis chromosome 4, lpPhrAust1.1, whole genome shotgun sequence. Encoded proteins:
- the LOC133916274 gene encoding calmodulin-binding protein 60 D-like, yielding MDLKRALDVEEEVVDGDEEELACPDAKRRQTYLNSSMQEAIGAQYMQRHLPKLEPFLRRVVQEEVRNVLIRHIDSAHRLPLQLKTSSKRYKLQFQGNLPQTLFTGNRVEAENKQPLRVVLTDAATNQTVTSGPLSSMKVELLVLDGDFNADERLEHTEKEFSESIVFEREGKRPLLSGEVIIVLEKGVASIRDISFTDNSSWIRSRKFRLGARMSRASSIEERVQEAVSNPFLVKDHRGEVYKKHHPPALADDVWRLEKIGKDGVFHKKLADFGIHTVQDFLRNLVMDQYGLRSLLGSGMSNKMWESTVEHARECVLDDKLYSYCSGHGIILLFSCIYEVVGVIVGSHCFTLNALTPTQKALVAKLQQDAYKFPNRITEFKVQSQSADQSHTVQAPPAPVPASAASAQMLGLPQGVQPSGEPSSHDGLLNPFHHQPLNEALEDVLQSAGAHQPAEPWFPSFGAGGFDARDPFDVLLGGSQPCGLLLSSTGGRL